A genomic region of Terriglobia bacterium contains the following coding sequences:
- a CDS encoding PQQ-binding-like beta-propeller repeat protein: protein MRFNKRRGLTIYLPITVLMGCGLAIGQQAAGGAGQGWPVAGHDPGARRYSPLRQINRANVQRLERTWTYEVPTTPNSWLQAFESTPLMVDGALYFATQTGMAISLDAETGKQLWTFNPYGAASGKVRPLPNRGMAYWKGKSSETCDGRRDGDDRRIFYATPDDRLFALDPATGKPCKEFGQSGSINLRDGVATKYPERQYDLTSPPVIYKDLIITGSELQEFPSKGNSGAVRAFNVHTGKLAWTFNTIPQPGEPGHDTWQGDSWKDRSGVNAWPPLSVDIENGLVFLPVGSPSYDFYGADRKGNTLYGNSLVAVKADTGKLAWYHQLVHHDIWDMDVGSQPSLVAIHRDGKQVPAVVVVGKTGLVFVFNRLTGKPLYPIEERSVPQSKVPGEATSPTQPFPTAIPPLAKILVTRDDITSVTPESRKYCMENFGSALPGRIFNPWGLDTTVIIPGTMGGTDWGGVSFDPSTGYMYANATNLGSVGMMKKQPAGSPEAYERTSKWGSYARFEDDNHYPCQQPPWGTMNAVNLNTGKIAWSVTLGVVDALAAKGVPQTGIYNLGGSIVTAGGVVFIAATADRRFRAFDAQNGKQLWVSKLEANGYATPLTYMGKKTGKQFVVLAVGPSSRFSTGASAPTVVAAYTLFPKGQTSPAQAKLQPQTRLPVELGVVPGGVGSEPVDIMPQPAAPVQPIPFSHKAHSNAGLPCESCHRLAQDGKQMQIPNANYCMGCHQGIATERPAIQKLASLQKAGGSIPWVRVYHLPDFVFFSHQKHLDAKVDCAVCHGVVRGMDAMRQAKDVSMMSCVNCHNLRKATVSCGQCHNIGY from the coding sequence ATGAGATTTAACAAGCGACGAGGGCTGACAATTTACCTCCCCATCACTGTGCTGATGGGGTGTGGGCTGGCGATTGGGCAGCAGGCGGCGGGCGGCGCGGGGCAGGGGTGGCCGGTGGCGGGGCATGATCCGGGAGCGAGGCGGTATTCGCCGCTCCGCCAGATCAATCGCGCGAACGTGCAGCGCCTCGAGCGAACTTGGACCTACGAGGTCCCCACCACGCCGAACAGTTGGCTGCAGGCTTTTGAGAGCACGCCGCTGATGGTGGACGGCGCGCTCTATTTCGCCACCCAGACGGGAATGGCCATCTCGCTCGATGCCGAAACGGGCAAGCAGCTCTGGACGTTTAATCCTTACGGGGCCGCCAGCGGCAAGGTGCGTCCGCTGCCCAATCGCGGCATGGCTTACTGGAAAGGGAAATCTTCCGAAACCTGCGACGGCCGCCGCGACGGCGATGACCGCCGGATTTTCTACGCCACTCCTGACGACCGCCTGTTCGCGCTGGACCCGGCCACCGGCAAACCCTGCAAAGAGTTTGGCCAGTCTGGTTCGATCAATCTTCGAGACGGCGTGGCGACGAAATATCCGGAGCGCCAATATGACCTGACGTCGCCGCCGGTGATTTACAAGGACCTGATTATCACGGGGTCGGAGTTGCAGGAGTTTCCGTCAAAGGGCAACAGCGGAGCGGTGCGCGCCTTCAACGTGCACACCGGCAAGCTGGCGTGGACGTTCAACACCATTCCGCAGCCCGGCGAACCGGGGCACGACACCTGGCAGGGAGACAGTTGGAAGGACCGCTCGGGCGTGAACGCGTGGCCGCCCTTGAGCGTTGACATTGAGAACGGACTTGTCTTCCTGCCCGTCGGCTCGCCTTCGTATGATTTTTACGGCGCTGACCGGAAGGGAAACACGCTTTACGGGAATTCGCTGGTGGCGGTGAAGGCGGACACCGGAAAACTGGCCTGGTACCATCAGCTTGTTCATCACGACATCTGGGACATGGACGTGGGCTCGCAGCCGTCGCTGGTTGCCATTCATCGCGATGGCAAGCAGGTTCCCGCCGTCGTTGTGGTGGGCAAAACGGGACTCGTTTTTGTGTTCAACCGGCTGACCGGCAAGCCGCTCTACCCGATTGAAGAACGCAGCGTGCCGCAAAGCAAAGTGCCCGGCGAAGCCACCTCGCCCACGCAGCCGTTTCCGACGGCCATCCCGCCGCTGGCGAAAATCCTGGTGACGCGCGATGACATCACGAGCGTCACGCCTGAGTCGCGCAAATACTGCATGGAAAATTTCGGGTCGGCCCTCCCGGGGCGAATTTTCAATCCCTGGGGCCTCGATACTACGGTGATTATTCCGGGAACCATGGGAGGCACCGACTGGGGCGGCGTTTCGTTCGATCCCTCGACAGGCTACATGTACGCCAATGCGACGAACCTGGGCTCGGTGGGGATGATGAAGAAGCAGCCCGCAGGCTCTCCTGAAGCGTATGAGCGGACCAGCAAATGGGGCTCCTACGCGCGCTTTGAAGATGACAACCATTATCCCTGCCAGCAGCCGCCCTGGGGAACCATGAACGCCGTCAACTTGAACACCGGTAAGATTGCCTGGAGCGTGACGCTGGGAGTTGTGGATGCTCTCGCGGCCAAGGGCGTTCCCCAAACTGGCATCTACAACCTGGGCGGCTCGATTGTCACCGCCGGCGGCGTGGTGTTCATCGCCGCCACAGCCGACCGCCGCTTCAGAGCGTTTGACGCGCAGAACGGGAAACAACTGTGGGTGAGCAAACTTGAAGCCAACGGCTACGCAACGCCGCTGACGTATATGGGAAAGAAAACCGGGAAGCAGTTTGTGGTGCTGGCGGTCGGGCCGAGTTCGCGCTTCAGCACCGGCGCGTCGGCTCCCACCGTGGTTGCGGCCTATACGCTTTTTCCCAAAGGCCAAACCAGCCCGGCGCAGGCAAAGCTGCAACCCCAGACACGGCTACCGGTTGAGCTGGGAGTGGTCCCGGGAGGCGTGGGAAGCGAACCGGTTGACATCATGCCGCAGCCTGCGGCGCCGGTGCAGCCCATTCCCTTCAGCCACAAGGCGCATTCAAACGCCGGTCTCCCGTGCGAGAGTTGCCACCGGCTGGCACAAGACGGCAAGCAGATGCAGATTCCCAATGCGAACTACTGCATGGGTTGCCACCAAGGGATAGCCACGGAGCGTCCGGCCATCCAGAAGCTCGCCAGCCTGCAAAAGGCGGGAGGCAGCATTCCGTGGGTGCGCGTCTATCACCTGCCGGACTTCGTTTTCTTCAGCCATCAGAAACACCTTGACGCCAAAGTGGACTGCGCGGTGTGCCACGGCGTGGTGCGCGGCATGGACGCCATGCGGCAGGCGAAAGACGTCTCCATGATGAGCTGCGTCAATTGCCACAATCTGCGCAAAGCCACGGTTTCCTGCGGCCAGTGCCACAACATCGGGTATTAA
- a CDS encoding HIRAN domain-containing protein: MEILGVIFLAILLLWIYSKVRGARPAPSVQGGYSSTKVALGEILPPELAQLEMEDHYIVRVAGVSHQNDDGTSRQEILARCKVPELLELRRQPNHRHDKNAVQVLRQNGEMLGFIPRDEAAIMAPELDKGRRYVALLTALDGGSGQKRFRGAGVLIVKIKEDASA, encoded by the coding sequence TTGGAAATCCTCGGTGTCATATTTTTGGCCATTCTGCTTTTGTGGATTTATTCAAAGGTGAGAGGCGCGCGCCCGGCCCCCTCCGTTCAAGGTGGTTATTCCTCCACGAAGGTCGCTCTGGGCGAAATCCTACCGCCGGAGCTGGCCCAGCTCGAAATGGAGGATCACTATATTGTCAGGGTCGCGGGCGTTTCTCACCAAAATGACGATGGGACCAGCCGCCAAGAAATACTCGCACGGTGCAAGGTTCCCGAGCTCCTCGAATTACGGAGACAGCCAAACCATCGTCATGACAAGAATGCGGTTCAGGTTCTAAGACAGAACGGCGAAATGCTGGGATTTATTCCGAGAGATGAAGCGGCCATCATGGCGCCGGAGTTGGACAAAGGCAGACGATACGTCGCTTTGTTGACAGCCCTAGACGGAGGGAGCGGCCAGAAGCGATTTCGAGGCGCGGGGGTGTTGATCGTCAAGATCAAGGAGGACGCCAGCGCGTAG